A single window of Rhodamnia argentea isolate NSW1041297 chromosome 5, ASM2092103v1, whole genome shotgun sequence DNA harbors:
- the LOC115730139 gene encoding serine/threonine-protein kinase BSK1-like — protein MGCCESSLLRETHPEKDHPAQQQQQQQHRFAAHNRQLQQGGGGASPAPGGALSPFSEFSFSDLKSATGGFGSDFIVSESGDKAPNLVYKGRLKSGAWIAVKKFTKLAWPDPKPFVEEAQSVGKLRHRRLANLIGYCCDGDERLLVAEYMPNDTLAKHLFHWENQTIEWAMRLRVALYIAEALDYCSNEGHPLYHDLNAYRVLFDENGDPRLSCFGLMKNSRDGKSYSTNLAYTPPEYMKNGRVTPESVIYSFGTILLDLLSGKHIPPSHALDMIRGKNNIPLMDSHLEGKFSMEEATMVVNLASRCLQHEPRERPNIKDIVATLVPLQTKSDVPSHVMLGIPKQEDIPQALKARLSRMGEACSRMDLTAIHGILVTAHYRDDEGTNELSFQEWTQQMKDMLEARKRGDYAFRDKDFKTAIDCYSQFIDVGTMLSPTVFARRSLCYLLCDQPDAALRDAMQAQLIYPEWPTAFYMQSVALAKLDMHKDAVDMLNEAAGLEEKRQKSGRGPS, from the exons ATGGGCTGCTGCGAATCCTCCCTCCTCAGAGAGACCCACCCGGAGAAGGACCACCCAGctcagcagcagcaacagcagcagcaccgCTTCGCCGCCCACAACCGCCAGCTGCAGCAGGGCGGCGGGGGGGCCTCCCCGGCGCCCGGCGGAGCCCTTTCGCCCTTCTCCGAGTTCTCCTTCTCGGACCTGAAGTCCGCCACCGGCGGCTTCGGCTCCGACTTCATCGTCTCCGAGAGCGGTGACAAGGCCCCCAACCTCGTCTACAAGGGCCGCCTCAAGAGCGGCGCGTGGATCGCCGTCAAGAAGTTCACGAAATTGGCGTGGCCCGACCCGAAGCCGTTCGTG GAGGAGGCACAGAGTGTTGGGAAGTTGAGGCATAGGAGATTAGCCAACTTGATTGGATATTGCTGCGATGGCGATGAGAGGCTTCTGGTTGCGGAGTATATGCCGAATGATACTCTTGCAAAGCACTTGTTTCATT GGGAAAACCAAACAATTGAATGGGCAATGCGTCTACGAGTTGCTCTCTACATTGCAGAAGCCTTAGATTACTGCAGTAATGAAGGCCATCCCTTGTACCATGATCTCAATGCCTATAGGGTTCTGTTTGATGAG AATGGTGATCCCCGCCTTTCATGCTTTGGCTTGATGAAGAATAGTCGAGATGGGAAAAGCTACAGCACAAATCTGGCCTATACGCCTCCTGAGTATATGAAGAATG GAAGGGTCACCCCTGAAAGTGTGATTTACAGCTTTGGCACCATCCTTCTCGATTTGCTAAGCGGGAAGCACATCCCTCCGAGTCAT GCTCTTGACATGATACGAGGGAAAAACAACATTCCATTGATGGATTCGCATTTGGAGGGTAAGTTTTCAATGGAAGAAGCTACGATGGTGGTTAATCTTGCCTCTCGGTGTTTGCAACATGAACCAAGAGAGAGGCCTAATATAAAGGACATTGTTGCAACGCTTGTTCCTTTACAAACCAAATCAGAT GTTCCATCGCATGTCATGCTTGGAATTCCCAAGCAGGAGGATATACCACAAGCACTAAAGGCCCGTCTTTCACGAATGGGAGAGGCCTGCTCAAGGATGGATCTCACAGCAATCCATGGGATTTTGGTCACCGCACACTACAGAGATGATGAAGGAACCAATGAG TTGTCCTTCCAAGAGTGGACACAACAGATGAAAGATATGCTGGAAGCAAGGAAGCGTGGAGACTACGCCTTCCGTGACAAAGATTTCAAGACTGCCATTGACTGTTACTCTCAG TTTATAGATGTGGGGACAATGCTCTCTCCAACTGTATTTGCGAGGCGGAGTTTATGCTACCTCCTGTGTGATCAACCAGATGCTGCCCTTCGAGATGCAATGCAAGCTCAATTGATATATCCAGAATGGCCTACAGCATTTTACATGCAATCAGTCGCTCTTGCCAAGCTGGACATGCACAAGGATGCTGTGGACATGTTGAATGAAGCAGCTGGGCTTGAAGAAAAGAGGCAAAAAAGTGGGAGAGGACCATCGTAG
- the LOC115730988 gene encoding uncharacterized protein LOC115730988, which translates to MQSSTKSAPFIKRIGESKLRHKCSLEFANLALAEKKARMKMPETLEFLLASGIVLDGASRGISEIVSLCLKHFPELMWDESFTNELMKEIVSGRHVELFRLVNPHHIPYLTNDTWTKHGLMKAVTEWSPRCVTPDVSGAVFLMQRELQWYKVLEDRCDPSSKSLQLLEDPLMKKRRRQKTYWEVFVEYKVASDRQHM; encoded by the exons ATGCAATCTTCCACGAAATCAG CACCTTTCATCAAAAGAATTGGAGAGTCGAAGTTGAGGCACAAATGCTCACTTGAGTTTGCAAATCTTGCTCTTGCCGAGAAGAAGGCTCGTATGAAAATGCCCGAAACACTCGAATTCTTATTGGCTTCAGGCATTGTCCTTGACGGTGCATCTCGCGGAATCTCTGAAATTGTCAGCTTATGTCTTAAGCATTTTCCAGAGTTGATGTGGGATGAAAGTTTTACAAACGAACTGATGAAAGAAATTGTGAGCGGACGACATGTTGAGTTATTTAGACTGGTGAACCCACACCACATTCCATATTTGACTAATGATACTTGGACCAAACATGGCCTGATGAAGGCTGTGACTGAATGGTCACCAAGGTGTGTAACCCCAGATGTTTCTGGAGCGGTTTTTCTTATGCAGAGGGAACTTCAGTGGTACAAG gttctGGAAGATAGGTGCGATCCTTCTTCGAAAAGTCTACAATTGCTAGAAGATCCATTgatgaaaaaaaggagaaggcaAAAAACATACTGGGAAGTGTTTGTAGAA TACAAGG TGGCCAGCGACCGACAACACATGTGA
- the LOC115730335 gene encoding uncharacterized protein LOC115730335, whose product MISSAGIARKVPADALSMGSNLVNISPSVAIRYRTLEKVWSSNIADYSIFRMFGCSCYYQVSDGKLNVREMCIFYGHAREIEDSKGDAEEGKGYAAGKKISCDVSNDIIRNREKARKSHILVVRNFGSIQLLPFKIIFPYKFLAFDRDCGIESSNYSGNFGSMRKLMYKKRRSKRRLDHVKKKKTYFSASDFDMLAGWHGKESSMDTQGSSFLRPLPPLTEVHVDTTSGGRTTDKASQDGCGPSKVMTTAEINEKYRPLFEAAMKGDWKATEKILNEDREAMTAKVMTIGKTSTTLLDVAAMAGQDRLVENLVKRFPPKYNVAILTSALYHAARRGGIRMVEALVDRVDAKSESARHALSMAASYAPVQREVIWYLARRTTSAPDYGTMSCLITAGHLDIGLYLARRYPGLATSEDTENSSLLGELAKMKSCFRSGARLHFWEKSIYRCRFFSRFFVRYVQFEQLYPHALVCSNF is encoded by the exons atgatctctagtgctggtatagCTAGGAAAGTTCcagcggatgcgcttagtatgggGAGCAACCTGGTGAACATATCTCCATCGGTTGCGATCAGATATCGGACTCTTGAAAAAGTGTGGTCAAGTAAtattgctgattattctatttttagaatgtttggttgctCGTGTTATTATcaagtaagtgatggtaagctcaaTGTGAGGGAAATGTGCATATTCTATGGCCATGCACGAG AGATTGAGGACTCAAAAGGAGATGCTGAAGAGGGGAAGGGATATGCTGCtggcaaaaaaattagttgcgaTGTAAGCAACGACATCATACGAAATCGCGAGAAGGCAAGAAAGTCACACATCCTTGTGGTGAGGAACTTTGGCAGCATTCAGCTACTTCCGTTTAAGATTATCTTCCCATATAAATTTCTTGCTTTCGATAGAGACTGCGGCATTGAGTCATCAAACTACAGCGGGAACTTCGGCTCTATGCGCAAGTTGATGTATAAGAAGAGAAGATCCAAGAGAAGACTCGaccacgttaaaaaaaaaaaaacatacttcTCTGCTTCAGATTTTGACATGCTCGCGGGATGGCACGGCAAAGAATCCTCCATGGACACCCAAGGCAGCTCGTTTTTGAGACCATTGCCACCATTGACAG AGGTTCACGTAGACACGACTTCAGGAGGCAGGACAACTGATAAAGCTTCCCAAGACGGTTGCGGACCAAGCAAAG TCATGACAACGGCGGAGATCAATGAAAAGTATCGACCATTATTTGAAGCCGCCATGAAAGGCGATTGGAAAGCTACCGAGAAAATCCTCAACGAAGATCGCGAAGCAATGACGGCCAAAGTTATGACCATAGGAAAAACATCCACTACTTTGCTCGACGTAGCGGCTATGGCCGGACAAGATCGATTGGTCGAGAACCTGGTCAAGCGCTTCCCTCCTAAGTATAATGTTGCAATCCTCACGAGTGCCCTCTACCATGCTGCCCGAAGAGGAGGAATAAGAATGGTCGAGGCATTAGTAGATAGAGTTGATGCTAAATCTGAAAGCGCACGGCATGCCCTGTCGATGGCTGCTTCATATGCTCCTGTGCAAAGAGAGGTTATCTGGTACCTCGCCAGGCGTACAACATCTGCCCCAGATTATGGAACCATGTCCTGCCTTATCACGGCCGGCCATTTGG ACATAGGCTTGTATTTAGCTCGTCGGTACCCAGGCTTAGCGACATCCGAGGATACTGAAAACAGTAGCCTGTTGGGAGAGTTGGCGAAGATGAAATCTTGCTTCCGTAGCGGAGCTAGACtccatttttgggaaaaatctatCTACAGATGTAGGTTCTTCTCGCGCTTTTTTGTTAGATATGTACAATTTGAGCAACTCTATCCACATGCTCTTGTCTGTTCCAATTTTTAG